The following is a genomic window from Pseudomonas sp. FP2335.
GCGCCCAGGCGCTGTACCGGCGCATCAGCGCAGGCAAGCCCGGCGTGCCGCGTCAGGATGCGTGGCTGCCGGCCGTAGTGAGCAGCGTGCCGTATATGGCCACCGCGGTGATCGGCGGCGTGGCGGGGCTGTTCTTCAGTGCACCGCTCGCCATCGCCGTGGCCGTCGCCGTCGCCTTGCCGGTGGGCGTGCTCTGCGCGCGCATGCGCCAGGGCAGCACGTTGGGTCTGTTGCAGGGGGTTGACCCGTCGACATCGGATGCCTTGATCGCGCAGATGTACAGCGACGCACGCGGCCCCCAAGGGCGCCTGGAAACGGCGTTCCTCAGCCAGGATGCGCGCCTCAAGACCTGCCTCACGCGCCTGCAGGACAGCGCCGAACAGCTCAGCGCCCTCGCCAGCCAATCCGACCAGTTGGCCAGCGCCAGCGCCCAGGGCCTGGACCGCCAGCGTGTGGAAACCGAACAAGTCTCCGCCGCCGTCAACCAGATGGCCGCCACCACTCAGGAAGTCGCCAGCCACGTACAGCGTACGGCCGATGCCACCCAGCAAGCCAATGCCCTTACCGGGCGCGGCCGTGAGGTGGCGCGCGATACCCGCGAAGCCATCGAGCGCCTGTCGGCGGTGGTCGGCGAAACCGGCGTGACCGTGGCGCAATTGGCCCGCGACAGCGACGAAATCGGCAGCGTGGTGGATGTGATCAAAGGCATCGCCGATCAAACCAACCTGCTGGCCCTCAACGCCGCCATCGAAGCCGCCCGCGCTGGCGAGCAAGGCCGAGGGTTCGCGGTGGTCGCCGACGAAGTGCGGCAACTGGCCCAGCGGACCTCGCAGTCGACCACCCAGATCCACGCGCTGATCACCCAGTTGCAAGCGTCGTCCAACAACGCCGTGCACAGCATGGAAAACGGCCAGCGCCAGGCCCAGGAAGGCGTGGCATGGGTACTGGAAGCCGACCAGGCCTTGGTCGGCATCAGCGAAGCGGTGTCCCATATCACCGAGATGACCACCCAGATCGCCGCCGCAACCGAGGAACAAAGCGCGGTCGCCGAAGAAATCAGCCGCAACATCACCACCATCGCCGGGCTGGCGGACCAAACCTCGATCCAGGCCCATCAGTCCACCGACCTGAGCAAAGAACTGACCAACACCGCCGCTACCCAATACGCGTTGGTTGAACGCTTCAACCGCTGACCCACCCTTCTCACGCGCCCTTTTACAGGGCGCCTCCGCTTGCGCTAACGTCCACCTTCGCATCAAAACGAGGGAATGTGATGGGATTTTTTGCTCGCTTGTTCGGGGGGCGCTTCACGATGCCACCGCCCGACGAAACCGACGCCAGCCATGCGGCGATCATGCGCGAGATGCGTTCGCCGCAATACGCCGCGCAGAAGCAGGCCCTCAAGCTGTTCACGCAAACCCTGCTGGCCCGTACGCCGGAAGAAGAAAGCGCGCGGCTCGTGCGCCGCGTCCTGCGTAAATATGCCGCCGACCAGGACCCCGCCAGCGCGTTGACCCATGGGCTACTGGACAGCTCAAGAGGCCAGAAACTGGCTTACCTGGCGCTGCTCGGTGTCGATTGGCGCGGCTTCGACGTATTCGAATACCACGCGCCCTACCTGGTGGCCGCGAGCGGCGTGCAAGCGCCCTATACCTATGAGCACACGGGCACCCGGCCGATGCAGGAGGTGCTGGAGAACTTCGACCAATGGCTGGCCGGGTTCGGCAAGCGCTACCTGCATCTGGATTCTGGCGATGACGACTACGTGGGGTTTATCGTCGACGCGCACAGCGTCGAATCGACCCTGGAGCTTGCGCAACAGGCAGGCTTGCACGTCACTGTGCAGAGCGCTGCTTGCGATACATCCCCGTGAAGTACTCCATGTTGTCCGGCGCCGAGTTGTGGCTGATCACCGCAAAGTCCCTGACCAGTTGGATGTGATATGGCCCGTTGCCCTTGGGCGCCAGGGGTTCACGCACGATGATCAGGTTGTCGGTTTCCATCGGCAAGCGGTGGTGTGCGCTGAGGATCTGCTTGCCGGTCTTGGCGTCTTTGAGTGTCACGGTGAATTCCGCGACCTCCCTGCCCTCGGCGTCACGTTCGGGTAGCACGTTCACGTCCAGGTCGCCATCGCGGCCGAGGAAGTCGTCTCGCATCTGGTAATGGCCGCTGCGCTGCTCGCGCGGGACGTCGCCGAGTTTGTCCAGGTCCGGCTCGCGGTCTGAGCGCCCCAGCTGAATCGCCAGTTCAGGGGTATTACCCTTGGCGCCGCTGACCCAGGTGCCGGAGAAGTTGTAGGGTTCGACACTTTCCCGGGTCATGCGCCAGATGCCGGTCTGGCGCCCATCGTCGGCATATTCATGCAGGTAAGTGAAGGGTTTGTCGTCGTAGTCGCTCTGGTCACCCACCAGCTTGATCGGCTTGCCGCTGCCACTTTTGCTGTAGCGCACTTCGCCGATCAACACCGCGCCCTGCTGCTGATACCAGATTTGCACCGGGATCTTGCCGTCGAGGGTGCCGTGGAGCATCTCCGGGTCTTCGGTAACCGGCCCTTCCAGACGTGGGGTTTCCTGCCATTGGCCGTCCTTCCATTCGCCGGTGGTGCGCAGCATATAGCCGCTGGGCATGCTGGAGTTTTCGCCGTCCTCGGTCGGTGGCACTTCTGCTTGGGTGTAGGAACCCAGCCGTACCAGCTCTGCGTCGCGCATTTGCCATTGCGACGAGCGCGTCCAGCAACAGCCACGATCGGTTTGCGAATGGATCACGCCGTCCCTGGGGTTGACCGAAAACATCCCGCCGCTGGATTCATTGGCCAGGTCGGTCAATGGGCGATTGAGCACCCACTGGGGCTTCTGCGGGTCTTGCAGGTAGACGTCATAGCTGGACTGGAAATTTGCATCGGCGCCATTGCCGTTGCGGATCGCCAGGTCGATACGGCCGTCGCGGTCGATATCGGCAAAGTACAACACGCCGTACTCGCCCACCAGGCGCCAATCGAGGGTTTTGCCGTCTGCGTTGAGCGGCACCTGCGCGGCGGGGGTTTGCAGTTGCTGGAGGATTTCCAGGGTGTGTTTGTCACGGATCGTGACCAGTGCCCGGGTCAATTCCTCAAGGTCTTGCGGCACCTGCGCAAACAAGACTTCGACCAGATAGTGACCACTGGGCTCATCGACCGAAAACGAGCGGGGTTCGGCCATGACCGGGGTGGCCAGGGCCAGAGAGATGAGCACACCGTTGAGGAGCGAACGCATCCAGCGCTTCCTTGCTGCAAATGGGGGCGCGCAGTGTATTCGAACAAATCGCTGTTTTGCCAACGGCAATGGCTGGTATGTTGCGCGGCTGCAACCGGCCACACCGCCAAGGACCATCACGCATCATGGAAGAAGCCGCCACACCGAAAGCCCGTCGCAACTATTTTATTCGCCACTGGCGAGGGGAGTTCCCGCTGGCGCACGCATTCTGGATCAATGAAGTATTGATCAGCCTGCTGTGCCTGCTCGCCACGACGCCGTTGTACGTGCTGTTGGTGCGTGACCCTCCAAGCCCCGCCACCCTGCTGCTGGCAGGCGTGCCGTTCATGCTTATCGCGCTCGCCGTCACAGTTTGGCAAGGCGTTGGCGTTTGGCGCTCGGCCAGGCATCACCGCCAACGCGGTGGCAAACACCGCTGGGTCATGGTGGTTCGCGTGCTGGTGGTGGTCGGGGCGGTGCAGACCGTTTACTCGGTGCTCGACGTGGTGCCGGCGTTCAAGTCTGCGCTGCGCCTGGCCATGAACCCCAACGCGATGCCGCCCTACCGGATCACTGCGCTCAGCGATACTGAGCTCCAATTCAATGGCGGCATCGGCTCCGGCAGTTTCTCTGCCTTCGAGCAGGCATTGGCCGCTCACCCCGCTGTCACCACGCTCCAGCTGGACAGCCCGGGCGGCCTGTTCGGCGAAGCCCGGGCCATCGCGCGGCTGATCGAAGAAAAGGCGTTGACCACCTACACCAACAGCGCATGCATGAGTGCCTGCGCGCTGGTGTTCATGTCGGGCAAACAACGGTTGCTAGGCGTGGAAGGCAAGCTGGGGTTCCACGCCGCGACGTTGTTCGATTCGGACAATCAATCAACGCTAGTCGTCGCACAGTATCGCGAGGCACTGCTTAAGCACGGCGCGTCCAGACAATTCGTCGATAAAGTGCTGGCGACCGCACGCGAAGACATGTGGTTTCCGGACATCGCTGAACTCAAGCGTGAGCACATCGTGTCGGCCACCGTAGACGCCCGGGGCTTCACCGATGCACGCCTTGCGCGGCTACGGGAAGCGGGGCAACTGGATGTCTACTTGCGCACGTTTTTCCAGTTCAGAACGCTGGCCGAAGAGGTGCCTGCGCAGTACGAAGTGCACAAGGCCAAGGCACAAAAAGCCTTGGATGAGGCCACAGCCTACAGCGCGTTCGATAAGCTCACGCGCGAGCACGACACTTGGCTGATCCAGGACGCTCTGCGCAAGGCCCCGGCCCCGCAACTGTTGCGGTTCTGGCAAGCCCAGGCGTCGCTCGTGGACGCCGCGGTGCAAGGCGGTGAACAGGCCTGCGCGTTCTACCTTACAGGCGTTTACCCCGGGGGTTACGGCGCTATGCCAGACGTCTTGCAGGCGCTGTTCACAAACGCACGCGACAGCCGGCGCGAACTGGTCAAAGCAGCCGCCGAGGTCAACCAGAACATTGCTCCGACCGCCCAGGCCCGGGCCGACTTGAACCGTGTGTTCACGCACGTCCAGCCCGGCACCTACGAGCGCTATCGGTCCCCGAGCAAACACGCACCCGCACAGGTGTGCACTGCCCACCAGGAGTTGTACCGACGTGTGCTCGCACTGCCCAACCCAACGCGCGTCGCCGAGGCGTTTCGGTTGTTGCCGGGCTACACGCGCTGAGGGGCGTCAAACACCGGCGTCTAGCAGCATCTGGATCAGCGCTTCAGGCCAAACCGTATCGGCAGCGGTTTTCAGCTCGTTGACAGACCACCAATGGTGGTCGGCCATGACCTGGGTTTCTGCCAGGGTCCACTCGGCTTTGGAAAGCGTCTTGCTGTGCGCGTGAACGACAAAATACTGTTCGATGGCCATCACTGTTTCGCCGCTGGGCAGCATCAAGGCAAAGCGCCGATCCGCCACGCAGGCG
Proteins encoded in this region:
- a CDS encoding PAS domain-containing methyl-accepting chemotaxis protein yields the protein MITYCNDAFVDISGFERADLIGAPQNIVRHPDVPPAVFAHMWSALKQGLPWMGIVKNRSKNGDHYWVNAYVTPIFDGSKVVGFESVRVKPSADEIRRAQALYRRISAGKPGVPRQDAWLPAVVSSVPYMATAVIGGVAGLFFSAPLAIAVAVAVALPVGVLCARMRQGSTLGLLQGVDPSTSDALIAQMYSDARGPQGRLETAFLSQDARLKTCLTRLQDSAEQLSALASQSDQLASASAQGLDRQRVETEQVSAAVNQMAATTQEVASHVQRTADATQQANALTGRGREVARDTREAIERLSAVVGETGVTVAQLARDSDEIGSVVDVIKGIADQTNLLALNAAIEAARAGEQGRGFAVVADEVRQLAQRTSQSTTQIHALITQLQASSNNAVHSMENGQRQAQEGVAWVLEADQALVGISEAVSHITEMTTQIAAATEEQSAVAEEISRNITTIAGLADQTSIQAHQSTDLSKELTNTAATQYALVERFNR